The following are encoded in a window of Sphaerisporangium siamense genomic DNA:
- a CDS encoding methyltransferase domain-containing protein has protein sequence MAATARHLLVPRWWEADGEGADWGGLRDGPSDRNVWMEAAYSDRTLVTQAGDRHADHARPGERCSGWPTSSATLPSLVVRMLRHLEVFPGAAVLDVATGSGYSAALLSRLLEDELVTSIDVDPYLTEMAAERLDQMDLRPKVVTCDATGTLPGEFDGIVSMVSVRPVPASWLAALRPGGRLVTVISGTSLIITANKREDGGATGTVERDRAMFMKTRHGTDYPPEPAGLWIAAFEQEGEEVTTGRYPMVNVSDAWELRSMLEVVCPGIEHRYRESSDDGRQTAWMAHPDGSWARASAIWDELPTVRQGGPRRLWDTLDEVRHHWMRNGELPLLGSKVSIDPTGKIMLSRGWWKATIT, from the coding sequence ATGGCGGCCACTGCCCGGCACCTGCTGGTTCCGCGCTGGTGGGAGGCTGACGGAGAGGGAGCCGACTGGGGTGGCCTCCGCGACGGCCCGTCTGATCGTAATGTCTGGATGGAGGCGGCCTACTCTGACCGGACTTTGGTCACGCAGGCCGGCGATCGCCACGCCGATCACGCCCGGCCTGGTGAGCGGTGCTCAGGGTGGCCCACGTCGTCCGCCACGCTGCCGAGCCTTGTGGTGCGGATGCTGCGGCACCTGGAGGTCTTCCCCGGTGCGGCCGTCCTTGACGTGGCGACCGGCAGTGGGTACAGCGCCGCGCTTCTGTCGCGTCTGCTCGAAGACGAACTGGTCACGAGCATCGACGTCGATCCGTATCTGACGGAGATGGCGGCAGAACGCCTCGATCAGATGGACCTGCGTCCCAAGGTCGTCACCTGCGACGCGACGGGGACGCTACCCGGGGAGTTCGACGGGATCGTGTCGATGGTGTCGGTGAGACCCGTCCCGGCGAGTTGGCTGGCCGCGTTGAGGCCCGGTGGACGACTCGTCACCGTGATCAGCGGCACCTCGCTGATCATCACCGCGAACAAGCGGGAGGACGGAGGGGCCACCGGGACGGTAGAGCGAGACCGCGCGATGTTCATGAAGACCCGGCACGGGACCGACTATCCGCCTGAGCCGGCCGGATTGTGGATCGCCGCGTTCGAGCAGGAGGGCGAGGAGGTCACCACGGGCCGCTATCCCATGGTCAACGTCTCGGACGCGTGGGAGTTGCGCTCGATGCTCGAAGTCGTCTGCCCAGGTATCGAACACCGTTACAGGGAATCCAGCGACGACGGCAGGCAAACGGCATGGATGGCTCATCCTGACGGTTCGTGGGCCCGGGCCAGCGCGATATGGGATGAACTCCCGACGGTGCGTCAAGGCGGACCGCGCCGACTGTGGGACACCCTTGACGAGGTCCGGCATCACTGGATGCGCAACGGTGAGTTGCCGCTACTCGGGTCGAAGGTATCGATCGATCCCACCGGGAAGATCATGCTGTCACGCGGCTGGTGGAAAGCAACGATCACCTGA
- a CDS encoding FdrA family protein, translating to MTTGTDLVEVRAGVYHDSVSLMRVSQALTARPGVDVAVVAMATELNVGLAREAGFAVPAAGPADLLVAIRAGSAADLDEAAEELERQFAALTGGGGGGFETAGAAPRTTGTAARGFDATLALVSVPGEHAFAEAMDAVEAGLSVMIFSDNVPVAQEVLLKERARERGVLVMGPDCGTAIVGGAGLGFANVVRPGRIGVVAASGTGAQQVACLLDLAGAGVSHVLGVGGRDLSAAVRGRSTLAALAALDADPSTDLIVLISKPPAPEIAQKVRRFVAGLRTPVVFALLGPGADDLTTATEKALRALGVPVPRWPSWTAAQATAPDEPQAGPDGEAGPDGRAGPGRGLWGIYSGGTLCEEARIVAGAGVFTDYGDDAYTRGRAHPMIDPSLRLEALASAEGVVLMDVVLGHAADPDPAAWLVPAVRAARERGVDVVVALVGTDSDPQGLRRQADALVEAGASVFVSNAAAARHAAALAGSAG from the coding sequence TTGACCACGGGCACCGATCTTGTCGAGGTGCGCGCCGGGGTCTACCACGACTCGGTGAGCCTCATGCGGGTCAGCCAGGCGCTGACCGCGCGTCCCGGGGTGGACGTCGCCGTGGTGGCCATGGCGACGGAGCTGAACGTCGGCCTGGCCCGCGAGGCCGGGTTCGCCGTGCCCGCGGCGGGGCCCGCCGACCTGCTGGTGGCCATCCGCGCGGGGTCGGCCGCGGATCTGGACGAGGCCGCCGAGGAGCTTGAGCGGCAGTTCGCGGCGCTGACCGGCGGCGGGGGCGGCGGTTTCGAGACGGCGGGGGCAGCGCCGCGCACGACGGGGACGGCGGCGCGGGGCTTCGACGCGACGCTGGCGCTGGTGTCGGTGCCGGGCGAGCACGCCTTCGCCGAGGCCATGGACGCCGTCGAGGCCGGGCTCTCAGTGATGATCTTCAGCGACAACGTGCCCGTCGCGCAGGAGGTCCTGCTCAAGGAGCGCGCCCGCGAGCGCGGGGTGCTCGTGATGGGCCCGGACTGCGGCACGGCGATCGTCGGCGGCGCGGGGCTGGGCTTCGCCAACGTCGTGCGGCCCGGCCGGATCGGCGTGGTCGCGGCGTCGGGGACCGGGGCGCAGCAGGTCGCCTGCCTGCTCGACCTTGCGGGCGCCGGGGTGAGCCACGTCCTCGGCGTCGGCGGCAGGGACCTGTCCGCGGCGGTCAGGGGCCGTTCGACGCTGGCCGCGCTGGCGGCCCTGGACGCCGACCCGTCCACCGACCTGATCGTGCTGATCTCCAAGCCGCCCGCGCCCGAGATCGCCCAGAAGGTGCGCCGCTTCGTCGCGGGCCTGCGCACGCCCGTCGTCTTCGCCCTGCTCGGCCCCGGCGCGGACGACCTGACCACGGCCACCGAGAAGGCGTTGCGCGCCCTCGGCGTGCCGGTCCCGCGCTGGCCGTCCTGGACGGCGGCACAGGCGACCGCGCCCGACGAACCGCAGGCCGGGCCCGACGGAGAGGCCGGGCCCGATGGCCGGGCCGGGCCGGGGCGCGGGCTGTGGGGCATCTACTCGGGGGGCACGTTGTGCGAGGAGGCGCGGATCGTCGCCGGGGCGGGGGTGTTCACCGACTACGGGGACGACGCGTACACCCGTGGGCGGGCGCATCCGATGATCGACCCGTCGCTGCGGCTGGAGGCGCTGGCGAGCGCGGAGGGCGTGGTGCTCATGGACGTGGTGCTCGGCCACGCCGCCGACCCCGACCCGGCCGCCTGGCTCGTGCCCGCCGTCCGTGCGGCGCGGGAACGCGGCGTGGACGTGGTCGTGGCCCTGGTCGGCACCGACTCCGACCCGCAGGGGCTGCGCCGGCAGGCGGACGCGCTGGTGGAGGCCGGAGCGTCGGTGTTCGTCTCCAACGCCGCCGCCGCACGGCACGCCGCGGCCCTGGCCGGAAGCGCGGGGTGA
- a CDS encoding DUF2877 domain-containing protein encodes MTLGTRTRAHAPAHIEAFGAASASLRAALDAPRRPARVLAVFPLGIYLEVRTDVEPSVLAVITGEATRLPNAVVLADPLPRAVAGDEAAVGDGGIEIGRVTVRVRRWWDPAPPLGTVALERLAAVLPRFDEVCAASSRRPGLDADGCPALLAQGCADGSLVSAISAAEQLMGLGPGLTPSGDDMLAGVLVALRRLGEAAGVDRAVWLADWLAATVAFDARTRTTPISATLLHYAAQGEACADAVTVLRGVTGNHPLGPAVRRLLQLGHTSGADLAWGLRTGVAAVLALGEKARAGA; translated from the coding sequence GTGACTCTGGGTACGCGTACACGCGCGCACGCGCCTGCGCACATCGAGGCGTTCGGCGCGGCGAGCGCATCCCTTCGCGCGGCGCTGGACGCGCCGAGACGGCCCGCCCGGGTGCTGGCGGTGTTCCCGCTCGGCATCTACCTGGAGGTCCGCACGGACGTCGAGCCGTCCGTGCTGGCCGTGATCACCGGCGAGGCGACGCGGCTGCCGAACGCCGTGGTGCTCGCCGACCCGCTGCCGCGCGCCGTGGCGGGCGACGAGGCGGCGGTCGGGGACGGCGGCATCGAGATCGGCCGCGTGACCGTGCGGGTGCGCCGCTGGTGGGATCCGGCGCCGCCGCTCGGCACGGTGGCCCTGGAGCGGCTGGCCGCCGTGCTCCCCCGGTTCGACGAGGTGTGCGCGGCCTCGTCGCGCAGGCCGGGGCTGGATGCCGACGGGTGCCCGGCGCTGCTCGCCCAGGGATGCGCGGACGGATCCCTGGTGTCGGCGATCAGCGCGGCCGAGCAGCTCATGGGCCTCGGTCCCGGGCTGACCCCCAGCGGGGACGACATGCTCGCCGGCGTGCTGGTGGCGCTGCGCAGGCTCGGGGAGGCGGCGGGCGTGGACCGGGCCGTGTGGCTGGCCGACTGGCTCGCGGCGACCGTGGCCTTCGACGCCCGCACCCGCACGACGCCGATCTCGGCGACGCTGCTGCACTACGCGGCCCAGGGCGAGGCGTGCGCGGACGCGGTGACGGTGCTGCGCGGCGTGACCGGGAACCATCCCCTTGGCCCTGCCGTACGGCGGCTGCTGCAGCTCGGCCACACCTCGGGCGCCGACCTGGCCTGGGGGCTGCGGACCGGCGTGGCGGCGGTGCTGGCCCTGGGCGAGAAGGCGCGTGCGGGGGCGTGA
- a CDS encoding serine/threonine-protein kinase, producing MPEGTNPLGGAGVAPEGQGRLVGRRYRLLSPVGRGGMGMVWHAHDVLLDRDVAVKELILPYGLDHAGKQVAHRRMLREARSAARLSHPGIVTVHDVVEEDGRPWIVMELVRAWSLEQAVLQSGPLPVVQAAEIGVRVLDALRHAHAAGILHRDVKPGNVLLTADRVVLTDFGIAAIEGDVTITQTGLLMGSPAYIPPERLQGRPITHAADLWSFGATLYAAVEGRPPYEGPDAVAVLGAVLTQEPNRPQRAGVLLPVIEGLLRKNPADRMPAAQAAELLERVLRNHGSGLAVRDGERHLSAPLPTRGEAAPAATPDPFPRTASRVIETPSGPVRLPAEAGAGYDTMGGATEAWRGAHDAVGSGASRDPYDALRGAAGPYEVPGNGSRPDPYDSPGARPDPYDALSSPSGARDPYASGAQPNPYEGPNGSSGPQREPYDAFGGGSGTDPNPYDARRGSSGPRPDPYDALRSASGAQPGPYDVLRSSSGPQPDPYDALRPPGDSYDAFASPSGSRPNPYDALRSPSDHPANPYESGPQDRHEALRKPAESRPDAVFDPPAGTGSPRDALVAGTTGSRIWPATASPDLADRLAKDIASENLFTRPQRPAPGTRRADDPDIRTRAARENGDDAREGRSPVLILLAGVGIVGVIAALLFVLWPSATPPPEEAAPLPTTADPFGTAVPDAGATAPPEEVPASGEIPAGFKARTAAGVTIAVPQDWTASASDQAVTYVGPKNSGRRVQVRKVPATGDDGLAALTQMKDQTTLTDYGQIRLESSPFGDGPWKASVWEYTYTALNNVTTHAITRHVAVDRDTAYQVTFTAPDAEWDEPDTRQTMAVLWSSFKAGS from the coding sequence ATGCCGGAGGGAACGAACCCCTTGGGGGGCGCGGGGGTCGCCCCGGAAGGCCAGGGCCGGCTGGTCGGAAGGCGCTACCGCCTGCTGTCGCCGGTCGGCCGCGGGGGCATGGGCATGGTGTGGCACGCCCACGACGTGCTCCTCGACCGTGACGTCGCCGTCAAGGAACTGATCCTCCCCTACGGTCTCGACCACGCGGGCAAGCAGGTCGCCCACCGGCGCATGCTGCGCGAGGCCAGGTCCGCCGCCCGCCTCAGCCACCCGGGCATCGTCACCGTCCACGACGTCGTCGAGGAGGACGGCCGTCCCTGGATCGTCATGGAACTGGTCCGTGCCTGGTCGCTGGAGCAGGCCGTGCTGCAGAGCGGGCCCCTCCCCGTCGTGCAGGCCGCCGAGATCGGCGTCCGCGTCCTCGACGCGCTGCGCCACGCGCACGCCGCGGGGATCCTGCACCGGGACGTCAAGCCGGGCAACGTGCTGCTGACCGCCGACCGCGTCGTGCTCACCGACTTCGGCATCGCCGCGATCGAGGGCGACGTCACGATCACCCAGACCGGGCTGCTGATGGGCTCGCCCGCCTACATCCCGCCCGAGCGGCTGCAGGGCCGTCCGATCACGCACGCCGCCGACCTCTGGTCCTTCGGCGCCACGCTGTACGCCGCCGTCGAGGGACGGCCGCCGTACGAGGGGCCCGACGCGGTGGCCGTCCTCGGAGCGGTCCTCACGCAGGAGCCCAACCGGCCGCAGCGGGCCGGGGTGCTGCTGCCCGTCATCGAAGGACTGCTGCGCAAGAACCCCGCCGACCGCATGCCCGCCGCGCAGGCCGCGGAGCTGCTGGAGCGGGTGCTGCGCAACCACGGGTCCGGGCTTGCGGTGCGGGACGGCGAGCGCCACCTGTCGGCGCCGCTGCCCACGCGGGGCGAGGCCGCGCCCGCGGCGACGCCGGACCCGTTTCCGAGGACGGCGTCGCGGGTCATCGAGACGCCGTCGGGGCCGGTGCGCCTGCCCGCGGAGGCCGGGGCCGGGTACGACACGATGGGCGGCGCGACGGAGGCGTGGCGGGGGGCTCACGACGCCGTGGGGAGCGGGGCCTCCCGGGACCCCTATGACGCGCTGCGCGGCGCCGCCGGGCCGTACGAGGTGCCGGGGAACGGGTCGCGGCCCGATCCCTACGACTCCCCGGGCGCGCGGCCCGATCCCTACGACGCACTGAGCAGTCCGTCCGGGGCGCGGGACCCGTACGCTTCCGGAGCGCAGCCGAATCCGTACGAGGGTCCGAACGGCTCTTCGGGGCCGCAGCGTGAGCCGTACGACGCGTTCGGCGGCGGTTCTGGCACGGACCCGAATCCCTACGATGCCCGGCGCGGTTCCTCGGGCCCTCGGCCGGACCCGTACGACGCGCTCAGGAGCGCCTCGGGCGCCCAGCCCGGCCCTTATGACGTGCTGCGCAGCTCGTCAGGACCTCAGCCGGATCCCTATGACGCGCTGAGACCACCGGGGGACTCGTACGACGCGTTCGCAAGCCCCTCGGGCTCGCGGCCGAACCCCTACGACGCGCTCAGAAGTCCCTCAGATCACCCGGCGAACCCCTACGAATCGGGGCCGCAGGATCGCCACGAGGCGCTAAGGAAGCCCGCCGAGTCGCGGCCGGACGCGGTTTTCGACCCGCCCGCCGGCACCGGCTCGCCCCGCGACGCGCTCGTGGCGGGGACCACCGGCTCGCGGATCTGGCCGGCCACCGCCTCCCCCGACCTCGCCGACCGGCTCGCCAAGGACATCGCGAGCGAGAACCTCTTCACCAGGCCGCAGCGGCCCGCCCCCGGCACCCGCCGCGCGGACGACCCCGACATCCGCACGCGCGCCGCACGCGAGAACGGCGACGACGCGCGCGAGGGCCGCTCCCCCGTGCTGATCCTGCTGGCCGGGGTCGGCATCGTCGGCGTGATCGCCGCGCTGCTGTTCGTCCTGTGGCCGTCCGCGACACCGCCTCCCGAGGAGGCCGCCCCGCTGCCCACCACCGCCGACCCGTTCGGCACCGCCGTGCCGGACGCGGGCGCCACGGCCCCGCCGGAGGAGGTTCCCGCTTCGGGCGAGATCCCCGCCGGGTTCAAGGCGCGCACGGCCGCGGGCGTGACGATCGCCGTCCCGCAGGACTGGACGGCCTCCGCCTCCGACCAGGCGGTGACCTACGTCGGGCCCAAGAACTCCGGGCGGCGCGTCCAGGTCAGGAAGGTGCCCGCCACCGGCGACGACGGCCTCGCCGCGCTCACCCAGATGAAGGACCAGACCACGCTCACCGACTACGGCCAGATCCGGCTGGAGTCCTCGCCGTTCGGGGACGGCCCCTGGAAGGCGAGCGTCTGGGAGTACACCTACACCGCGCTCAACAACGTCACCACCCACGCGATCACCCGGCACGTCGCCGTCGACCGCGACACGGCCTACCAGGTCACCTTCACCGCCCCGGACGCCGAATGGGACGAACCCGACACCCGCCAGACCATGGCCGTCCTATGGAGCAGCTTCAAAGCCGGCTCTTGA
- a CDS encoding DUF1116 domain-containing protein — translation MSSRPSGPSATPAAALLGGEPRVISVGVAVLAEALDRQAVPRVGVEWRPPLPGTAEALGKVVADPRRARANEIAVGRLISARPHLVGVRPAREVLGLPSGTFLHAGPPIDWDRASGPMRGALIGAVLFEGLAGDAEEAARLLASGRVTLDSCHHHRAVGPMAGVVSPSMWMFEVADAEHGGTAYCSLNEGLGKVLRYGAYGPEVVERLRWMGEVLGPALAAALALSGPVDLRALIAQALQMGDELHNRNRAATSLLVRELAPAIVDAAPGRAAEVLRFINGNDHFFLNAGMAAGKVGADAARDVPGSSLVVAMARNGTDFGIQVSGLGNRWFTGPAGVPDGLYLGAYGPGDANPDIGDSTITETSGLGGFAMAAAPAIVRFVGGDVADAVAATRAMYEITLAEHPAYQIPGLGFRGTPVGVDVALVARTGVLPVVNTGIAGRVAGTGQVGAGLVSPPAEAFTAALVALAAG, via the coding sequence ATGTCATCCAGACCGTCCGGACCGTCCGCGACGCCCGCCGCGGCGCTGCTGGGCGGGGAGCCGCGGGTGATCAGCGTCGGGGTGGCCGTGCTGGCCGAGGCGCTCGATCGGCAGGCGGTGCCGCGGGTCGGCGTCGAGTGGCGGCCGCCGTTGCCGGGGACCGCCGAGGCGCTGGGCAAGGTGGTCGCCGATCCGCGGCGGGCGCGGGCGAACGAGATCGCCGTCGGCAGGCTGATCTCCGCACGGCCGCACCTGGTGGGCGTGCGGCCGGCGCGCGAGGTGCTCGGCCTGCCGTCCGGCACGTTCCTGCACGCCGGGCCGCCCATCGACTGGGACCGGGCGTCGGGGCCGATGCGCGGCGCGCTGATCGGCGCCGTCCTGTTCGAGGGCCTGGCCGGGGACGCCGAGGAGGCCGCGCGGCTGCTGGCCTCGGGCCGCGTCACGCTGGACTCCTGCCACCACCACCGGGCGGTGGGGCCGATGGCGGGCGTGGTGAGCCCGTCGATGTGGATGTTCGAGGTCGCCGACGCCGAGCACGGCGGCACGGCGTACTGTTCGCTCAACGAGGGCCTGGGCAAGGTGCTGCGGTACGGCGCCTACGGGCCCGAGGTGGTCGAGCGGCTGCGCTGGATGGGCGAGGTGCTCGGCCCGGCGCTGGCCGCCGCGCTGGCGCTGAGCGGGCCGGTGGACCTGCGCGCGCTGATCGCGCAGGCCCTGCAGATGGGCGACGAGCTGCACAACCGCAACCGGGCCGCGACGTCCCTGCTCGTCCGCGAGCTCGCCCCGGCGATCGTGGACGCCGCGCCCGGCCGCGCCGCCGAGGTGTTGCGTTTCATCAACGGCAACGACCATTTCTTCCTGAACGCGGGAATGGCCGCGGGGAAGGTCGGAGCGGACGCGGCGCGGGACGTGCCGGGGTCCTCACTGGTGGTGGCGATGGCGCGCAACGGCACCGATTTCGGGATCCAGGTGTCGGGGCTCGGTAATCGGTGGTTCACCGGTCCGGCGGGCGTTCCCGACGGCCTCTATCTGGGCGCGTACGGGCCTGGGGACGCCAACCCCGACATCGGCGACTCGACCATCACGGAGACGTCCGGGCTCGGCGGGTTCGCGATGGCGGCGGCCCCGGCGATCGTCCGTTTCGTGGGCGGGGACGTGGCGGACGCCGTGGCCGCGACCAGGGCGATGTACGAGATCACGCTGGCCGAGCACCCCGCGTACCAGATCCCGGGGCTGGGGTTCCGGGGGACGCCGGTGGGCGTCGACGTGGCATTGGTCGCGCGGACGGGGGTGCTGCCGGTCGTCAACACGGGCATCGCCGGCCGGGTGGCGGGAACGGGGCAGGTCGGGGCGGGTCTGGTGAGCCCGCCGGCGGAGGCGTTCACCGCGGCGCTGGTCGCGCTGGCCGCCGGGTAA
- a CDS encoding PucR family transcriptional regulator, whose translation MTADPSPPAMRLASTGTIIHGVSVGEVLGVSTLAGARLIGGRSGLGRIVQRLNVMEVPDILAWVKPHELLLTTGYPLRNTPQSLGRLVADLDERGLAALGIKLGRYVDELPAEMIQQADRLGFPLILLPNDVGFDDILNQVLTDILNRQAALLARTEEAHRALVQIVLAGGGLREIVAEVAGLLDLAVAVVDPTGQVLESSGDPARLRAAPAVSGGDYTVVPVVAGGHHHGRIVAHSPAGAIRDGDIGILERAATVAALVVTRQEAVTAVESKYRADFLRDVLTGRGGPRVVARARAFGWDLERPVGVLVAEIDPECDIPPDRLLAAWTTALRRHDPRGAVAGFSHEVVAVAGADVDLPRLAKDAVAAFADCRPATFSTGMSRIAPGADALPDAYGQALKAARVGRQLHGSGALAHFDQLGVYRLLSLVNDTAELHAFVKETLGTLASDDDAENADLRRTLQVLLETNLNVAETARRLHFHYNTLRYRIGKLERLLGNFTEDPHLRLNLTLALHVLRMRGI comes from the coding sequence ATGACTGCGGACCCATCACCCCCGGCGATGCGTTTGGCCTCCACGGGCACGATCATCCACGGCGTGTCCGTGGGGGAGGTGCTCGGCGTCTCCACCCTGGCGGGAGCCCGCCTGATCGGCGGCAGGAGCGGCCTCGGCCGCATCGTCCAGCGGCTCAACGTCATGGAGGTCCCCGACATCCTCGCCTGGGTCAAGCCCCACGAGCTGCTCCTCACCACCGGCTACCCGCTGCGCAACACCCCGCAGTCCCTCGGCAGGCTCGTCGCCGACCTCGACGAGCGCGGCCTCGCCGCCCTCGGCATCAAACTCGGGCGGTACGTCGACGAACTGCCCGCCGAGATGATCCAGCAGGCCGACCGGCTCGGCTTCCCACTCATCCTTCTGCCCAACGACGTCGGCTTCGACGACATCCTCAACCAGGTGCTCACCGACATCCTCAACCGGCAGGCGGCGCTGCTGGCCCGCACCGAGGAGGCCCACCGCGCCCTCGTGCAGATCGTCCTGGCCGGGGGAGGGCTCCGCGAGATCGTCGCCGAGGTCGCCGGGCTGCTCGACCTGGCCGTCGCCGTCGTCGACCCCACCGGCCAGGTGCTGGAATCGTCGGGCGACCCGGCCCGGCTGCGCGCCGCGCCCGCCGTCTCCGGCGGAGACTACACCGTTGTCCCCGTCGTCGCCGGCGGCCACCACCACGGCCGCATCGTCGCCCACAGCCCGGCCGGCGCCATCAGGGACGGCGACATCGGGATCCTCGAACGCGCCGCCACCGTCGCCGCCCTCGTCGTCACCCGCCAGGAGGCCGTCACCGCCGTCGAGAGCAAATACCGCGCCGACTTCCTCAGGGACGTCCTCACCGGCAGAGGCGGCCCCCGGGTCGTCGCCCGCGCCCGCGCGTTCGGCTGGGACCTCGAACGGCCGGTCGGCGTCCTCGTCGCCGAGATCGACCCCGAATGCGACATCCCGCCCGACCGGCTGCTCGCCGCCTGGACCACCGCCCTGCGCCGTCACGACCCGCGCGGCGCCGTCGCCGGGTTCTCCCACGAGGTGGTCGCGGTCGCGGGCGCCGACGTCGACCTGCCCCGCCTGGCCAAGGACGCCGTCGCCGCCTTCGCCGACTGCCGGCCCGCCACCTTCTCCACCGGCATGAGCAGGATCGCGCCCGGCGCCGACGCGCTGCCCGACGCCTACGGCCAGGCGCTCAAGGCCGCCCGGGTCGGCCGCCAGCTCCACGGCTCCGGCGCGCTCGCCCACTTCGACCAGCTCGGCGTCTACCGCCTGCTCTCCCTGGTCAACGACACCGCCGAACTGCACGCCTTCGTCAAGGAGACCCTGGGCACCCTCGCCTCCGACGACGACGCCGAGAACGCCGACCTGCGCCGCACCCTCCAGGTCCTCCTGGAGACCAACCTCAACGTCGCCGAAACCGCCCGCCGCCTCCACTTCCACTACAACACCTTGCGCTACCGCATAGGCAAACTAGAACGCCTCCTAGGCAACTTCACCGAAGACCCCCACCTCCGCCTGAACCTAACCCTCGCCCTCCACGTCCTCCGCATGCGCGGCATCTGA
- a CDS encoding ATP-binding protein, with translation MAVTRPPDQGDQADQADQAGEPGREGRGSLDHGRASPFAPLDESVRLGPELLMWRRAYLGRPDQVSQSRRFVRFLLGDTMFAIDAELIVGELAGNAVRHTRSGASGGHFTVEVTFTSARQRPLRSPAAAAGVLITVYDLGGGGVPRLGGEDLPGSPREVDGRDPAIEESGRGLTIVSALARRCGHQGGPVTGHRVWAYLSAPIDHGPLEWPTFDGGGAPVTREEITETICRNLAGR, from the coding sequence ATGGCGGTGACCAGACCACCCGACCAGGGCGACCAGGCCGACCAGGCCGACCAGGCCGGAGAGCCTGGACGGGAAGGGCGGGGCTCGCTCGATCACGGGCGCGCGTCCCCCTTCGCGCCGCTGGACGAGTCCGTACGGCTCGGCCCGGAGCTCCTCATGTGGAGACGCGCCTACCTCGGTAGGCCCGACCAGGTTTCGCAGAGCAGGAGGTTCGTCCGGTTCCTCCTTGGTGACACCATGTTCGCCATCGACGCCGAGCTGATCGTCGGTGAGCTGGCGGGCAACGCCGTGCGTCACACCCGCAGCGGGGCGTCCGGCGGCCACTTCACCGTGGAGGTCACCTTCACCTCGGCTCGTCAGAGGCCGCTCAGGAGTCCGGCGGCTGCCGCGGGCGTGCTGATCACGGTGTACGACCTCGGCGGGGGAGGAGTCCCCCGGCTGGGGGGCGAGGACCTGCCGGGGAGTCCCCGCGAGGTGGATGGCCGTGATCCCGCGATCGAAGAAAGCGGTCGCGGGCTGACGATCGTCTCCGCTCTCGCCCGCCGATGCGGTCACCAGGGCGGTCCCGTGACCGGCCATCGCGTATGGGCTTATCTGAGCGCGCCCATCGACCACGGCCCTCTGGAGTGGCCGACGTTCGATGGAGGCGGTGCTCCCGTCACCAGAGAGGAGATCACGGAAACGATCTGCCGAAATCTCGCCGGACGCTGA